Proteins encoded together in one Camelina sativa cultivar DH55 chromosome 9, Cs, whole genome shotgun sequence window:
- the LOC104711071 gene encoding UDP-galactose/UDP-glucose transporter 5-like isoform X1 yields the protein MAELDSVNEAKDKEKKKKLWKAAFAISGIMITLVIYGLLQEKIMRVPYGLKKEYFKHSLFLVFCNRLTTSAVSAAALLASKKVLDPVAPLYKYCLISVTNILTTTCQYEALKYVSFPVQTLAKCAKMIPVMVWGTLIMQKRYRGFDYFVAFLVTLGCSVFILFPAGDDISPYNKGRENTVWGVSLMVGYLGFDGFTSTFQDKLFKGYNMEIHNQIFYTTICSSILSFTGLILQGNLLPAVDFVSRHRDCLFDIALLSTVATASQFFISYTIRTFGALTFAAIMTTRQLVSIMLSCIWFSHPLSWEQCIGSVIVFGSLYAKNLVKKRSEKPQAAQETPPDEEAQPLKGNP from the exons ATGGCAGAGCTTGATTCAGTAAACGAAGCCAaggacaaggagaagaagaagaagctatggAAAGCTGCTTTCGCTATCTCTGGTATTATGATCACTCTCGTCATCTATGGTCTTCttcag gaaaagatcatgagAGTGCCTTATGGATTGAAAAAAGAGTACTTTAAAcactctttgtttcttgtcttctGTAATCGGCTCACTACATCAGCTGTTTCTGCTGCTGCTTTACTG gCGAGCAAGAAAGTTTTGGATCCTGTAGCTCCGCTTTATAAATATTGTCTCATTTCAGTAACTAACATCTTAACCACAACATGTCAGTATGAGGCCCTCAAGTATGTGAGTTTCCCTGTACAAACTTTGGCTAAATGTGCCAAGATGATACCTGTAATG gTTTGGGGAACTCTCATCATGCAGAAAAGGTACAGGGGATTTGACTATTTTGTGGCTTTCCTCGTTACCCTTGGTTGCTCTGTGTTTATTCTTTTTCCG GCAGGAGATGATATTAGTCCGTACAACAAGGGAAGAGAAAACACTGTGTGGGGTGTATCCCTTATGGTTGGTTATCTTGG GTTTGATGGCTTTACAAGCACATTCCAAGACAAACTCTTCAAAGGTTATAATATGGAAATACATAACCAGATATTCTACACAACAATTTGTTCATCCATTCTCAGTTTCACTG GCCTTATACTGCAAGGGAATTTACTCCCAGCTGTGGACTTTGTTTCTCGGCATAGAGATTGTCTATTTGACATTGCTTTGCTTTCCACC GTGGCAACAGCCAGCCAATTTTTCATTTCATACACTATTAGGACATTTGGTGCTCTAACGTTTGCTGCCATAATGACTACAAGACAG cttgtgAGCATCATGCTCTCCTGCATCTGGTTCTCACATCCGCTTAGCTGGGAGCAGTGTATTGGATCT GTAATTGTGTTTGGATCTCTATATGCTAAAAACTTGGTGAAGAAGAGATCAGAAAAGCCGCAGGCAGCTCAAGAAACTCCACCGGATGAAGAGGCTCAACCTCTGAAGGGAAACCCTTAA
- the LOC104711070 gene encoding mitogen-activated protein kinase kinase 9-like has product MSNSTSSDRLGQWDEDSNRPHKKRKYSQTRSETNVIEDDADSSRKRNRSILRKPESDSWVVARCLGSDSNASVYLALRTTEDGEDDLPSRMAIKSNEISESAYLMIEEKFLTRLKGQYIVSCYGHEITEEKNEKKKYFNTILEYCPGQTLEKQIKSHREGLPIDDVKRFASDILRGLKCIHGEEIIHRDIKPKNILLKPLNSLFAKYGYNNAKISGLGNALEKKRIDDGENWNHTSGTARFMSPELIGDKVLDYGADVWAFGCTVLEMLTGQRVWGEYDDLDWQSWVTVIAKSGLAPNIPDYLSEEAKDFLTKCLERDPAKRWSVDSLINHEFLYDEVEAEIEADEANLHAVAAFQQEEEEEEEVEEEVVEEEEEIGGGREEAIEIDEEYPNDDSEEEDSEEEDPEEEDSEEEDPEEDPEEEDEFEIFM; this is encoded by the coding sequence ATGTCGAATTCAACATCTTCTGATCGATTAGGTCAGTGGGACGAAGACTCGAACCGTCCCCACAAGAAGCGGAAGTATTCACAAACCAGATCAGAGACGAACGTGATAGAGGATGATGCAGATTCGTCGAGAAAGAGGAACCGTTCAATCCTAAGAAAGCCAGAAAGCGATTCGTGGGTGGTGGCTCGTTGTCTCGGAAGCGACTCAAACGCCTCTGTTTACTTAGCCTTAAGAACGACCGAAGACGGCGAAGACGATCTTCCTTCCAGGATGGCCATAAAGTCTAACGAGATCTCAGAATCAGCATATCTCATGATTGAGGAGAAGTTCTTAACCCGTCTCAAAGGCCAATACATCGTGTCTTGCTACGGCCACGAGATAACAGAGGAGaagaacgagaagaagaagtactTCAACACCATACTCGAGTACTGTCCTGGCCAAACCCTAGAGAAGCAAATCAAAAGCCACAGAGAAGGGTTACCAATTGATGATGTGAAGAGATTCGCTAGCGATATCTTGCGTGGTCTCAAGTGTATACACGGAGAAGAGATCATTCACCGCGACATCAAACCAAAGAACATCTTACTCAAGCCTCTGAACAGCCTATTTGCCAAGTATGGGTATAACAATGCTAAGATCTCTGGTTTGGGAAACGCGTTGGAGAAAAAGCGGATTGATGATGGTGAAAACTGGAATCACACGAGTGGTACCGCAAGGTTTATGTCACCGGAGCTTATAGGGGACAAGGTTTTGGACTATGGTGCGGATGTGTGGGCTTTTGGTTGTACTGTGCTTGAGATGTTGACTGGACAACGGGTTTGGGGAGAGTATGATGATCTTGATTGGCAAAGTTGGGTTACTGTCATTGCTAAAAGTGGTCTAGCTCCCAATATCCCTGATTACTTGTCTGAAGAGGCTAAGGACTTTCTTACAAAGTGTTTGGAGAGAGACCCTGCTAAAAGGTGGTCTGTTGATAGTTTGATCAATCATGAGTTCTTGTATGATGAAGTAGAAGCAGAGATAGAAGCAGATGAAGCAAATCTACATGCTGTAGCGGCgtttcaacaagaagaagaggaagaagaagaagtagaagaggaagtagtagaagaagaagaagaaataggaGGAGGACGAGAAGAAGCAATTGAAATAGATGAAGAATACCCTAACGACgattcggaagaagaagattcggaagaagaagatccggaagaagaagattcggaagaagaagatccggAAGAAGatccggaagaagaagatgaatttgagatttttatgtga
- the LOC104711071 gene encoding UDP-galactose/UDP-glucose transporter 5-like isoform X2, translating to MAELDSVNEAKDKEKKKKLWKAAFAISGIMITLVIYGLLQEKIMRVPYGLKKEYFKHSLFLVFCNRLTTSAVSAAALLASKKVLDPVAPLYKYCLISVTNILTTTCQYEALKYVSFPVQTLAKCAKMIPVMVWGTLIMQKRYRGFDYFVAFLVTLGCSVFILFPAGDDISPYNKGRENTVWGVSLMVGYLGFDGFTSTFQDKLFKGYNMEIHNQIFYTTICSSILSFTGLILQGNLLPAVDFVSRHRDCLFDIALLSTVATASQFFISYTIRTFGALTFAAIMTTRQLVSIMLSCIWFSHPLSWEQCIGSVIVFGSLYAKNLVKKRSEKPQAAQETPPDEEAQPLKGNP from the exons ATGGCAGAGCTTGATTCAGTAAACGAAGCCAaggacaaggagaagaagaagaagctatggAAAGCTGCTTTCGCTATCTCTGGTATTATGATCACTCTCGTCATCTATGGTCTTCttcag gaaaagatcatgagAGTGCCTTATGGATTGAAAAAAGAGTACTTTAAAcactctttgtttcttgtcttctGTAATCGGCTCACTACATCAGCTGTTTCTGCTGCTGCTTTACTG gCGAGCAAGAAAGTTTTGGATCCTGTAGCTCCGCTTTATAAATATTGTCTCATTTCAGTAACTAACATCTTAACCACAACATGTCAGTATGAGGCCCTCAAGTATGTGAGTTTCCCTGTACAAACTTTGGCTAAATGTGCCAAGATGATACCTGTAATG gTTTGGGGAACTCTCATCATGCAGAAAAGGTACAGGGGATTTGACTATTTTGTGGCTTTCCTCGTTACCCTTGGTTGCTCTGTGTTTATTCTTTTTCCG GCAGGAGATGATATTAGTCCGTACAACAAGGGAAGAGAAAACACTGTGTGGGGTGTATCCCTTATGGTTGGTTATCTTGG GTTTGATGGCTTTACAAGCACATTCCAAGACAAACTCTTCAAAGGTTATAATATGGAAATACATAACCAGATATTCTACACAACAATTTGTTCATCCATTCTCAGTTTCACTG GCCTTATACTGCAAGGGAATTTACTCCCAGCTGTGGACTTTGTTTCTCGGCATAGAGATTGTCTATTTGACATTGCTTTGCTTTCCACC GTGGCAACAGCCAGccaatttttcatttcttacaCTATTAGGACATTTGGTGCTCTAACGTTTGCTGCCATAATGACTACAAGACAG cttgtgAGCATCATGCTCTCCTGCATCTGGTTCTCACATCCGCTTAGCTGGGAGCAGTGTATTGGATCT GTAATTGTGTTTGGATCTCTATATGCTAAAAACTTGGTGAAGAAGAGATCAGAAAAGCCGCAGGCAGCTCAAGAAACTCCACCGGATGAAGAGGCTCAACCTCTGAAGGGAAACCCTTAA